A window of the Oncorhynchus mykiss isolate Arlee chromosome 15, USDA_OmykA_1.1, whole genome shotgun sequence genome harbors these coding sequences:
- the ropn1l gene encoding ropporin-1-like protein codes for MPPPDTMYCEQQINIPPELPDILKQFTKAAIRTQPHDILQWSAAYFSALSKGDTLPAKDRLEMPVATQKTDTGLTPGLLKVLHKQLAPKETISKEELQQKWKGLCLPSEQLDTLLALGNFNDNIHWMQFFALGCSALGGTIISALKYACEILTENEEGGAARIPFDTFVGLYTYLAHLDGEIPQDQIDSFLSSLQESVECQGGMVQTANFRDVIFPEM; via the exons ATGCCTCCTCCAGATACTATGTACTGTGAACAGCAAATCAACATCCCCCCTGAACTACCAGACATTCTTAAACAGTTCACCAAAGCTGCAATCAGAACCCAACCCCATGACATACTACAGTGGTCTGCAGC GTACTTCTCTGCCCTGTCCAAAGGAGACACTCTGCCAGCCAAAGATAGGCTGGAGATGCCCGTTGCCACACAGAAGACTGATACCGGATTGACTCCAGGCCTGCTGAAGGTCCTACACAAACAg CTGGCCCCTAAGGAGACGATCAGTAAGGAGGAGCTGCAGCAGAAGTGGAAGGGTCTGTGTCTGCCCTCAGAGCAGCTGGACACTCTGCTGGCCCTGGGGAACTTCAACGACAACATCCACTGGATGCAGTTCTTCGCCCTGGGCTGCAGCGCTCTGGGAGGG aCCATCATCAGTGCCCTGAAGTATGCGTGTGAAATCCTGACGGAGAATGAGGAGGGTGGAGCGGCGAGGATCCCCTTTGATACATTTGTAGGGCTGTACACTTACCTGGCCCACCTGGACGGAGAGATCCCCCAGGACCAGATAGACAGCTTCCTAAGCAGCCTGCAGGAGTCTGT GGAATGCCAAGGAGGGATGGTGCAGACAGCTAACTTCAGGGATGTGATTTTTCCTGAAATGTGA